The following proteins are encoded in a genomic region of Musa acuminata AAA Group cultivar baxijiao chromosome BXJ2-11, Cavendish_Baxijiao_AAA, whole genome shotgun sequence:
- the LOC135586961 gene encoding ferredoxin C 2, chloroplastic-like codes for MMHAAAMVLSIPSSSSCCCHSNCLLSWRLANTKPLLHLSRKPSTAVRAELQTSEPTAATASSSSSSIPTHRVTVHDRQRGVVHEFLVPEDQYILHTAESQNISLPFACRHGCCTSCAVRVKSGQIRQPEALGISAELKAKGYALLCVGFPSSDIEVETQDEDEVYWLQFGRYFARGPIERDDYALELAMGDE; via the exons ATGATGCATGCGGCGGCGATGGTTCTCTCGATCCCTtccagcagcagctgctgctgccactCGAACTGCCTCCTCTCTTGGCGACTTGCAAACACGAAACCACTCCTTCACCTCTCTAGGAAGCCATCGACGGCAGTCCGTGCAGAGCTGCAGACCTCGGAGCCGACGGCAGCGACCGCttcatcatcttcctcttccattcCGACGCACCGCGTCACAGTTCATGACCGTCAGCGGGGTGTCGTCCATGAGTTCCTCGTCCCGGAG GACCAATATATACTACACACCGCGGAGTCTCAGAACATATCCCTGCCCTTTGCTTGCAGGCATG GTTGCTGCACCAGCTGTGCTGTTCGAGTAAAATCTGGACAAATCAGACAACCTGAGGCTCTCGGAATATCTGCAGAACTGAAAGCTAAG GGTTATGCATTACTATGTGTGGGTTTCCCATCTTCTGATATTGAAGTTGAAACACAAGATGAGGATGAG GTATATTGGCTCCAATTCGGACGATATTTTGCACGAGGGCCAATT